Genomic window (Zingiber officinale cultivar Zhangliang chromosome 2B, Zo_v1.1, whole genome shotgun sequence):
CATAGCTAATGCATTCAATCTTGTTTGGGTCATGGTTGATCTCAAATAAAATTTCAACAACTTCAATTTAGAAAAACTTCTTTCTGCAGATGAGACAGTCACCGGAATAGTTAATAATATCCTGTATGCAATGAATGAATTCGGGAAACAATTCATTCTTTGCAAAAAAATTAGTATTTCACTTGCTGTTTTTGTTTCCTTTGGCAGAATATGTTGTATGATTTTCAGTTCTTGATATAAGTCATCTCCATCCAAATCTGAAACATCTTGTCTTGTACCATTTTTTCTTTGTAGTTTCCTTTCAAGATTCTTGCAATGAGCTTTCAAGTCCTCATCAATCAATGAACTCAACTTTTCAGCTGTGAAAAGAAATCCAAAAATGTTTTCATATTCCTCGTATTGCTCAAACCTTTTCTTCAATGACCCAATTGTTTGATCTACTATGAACAAAAAATAATGAATTCTAAAAGCTTCCTAGGCATATTCTTGAGGTAGTTTCGAAGACTCACATGTAACCTCATcaaaatgtctttttctatatATTTGTCTTTTTTCAGGAAAAACAGGATCAATCTCCATTATTGAAGCAAGTTCTTTTGCTGTATTGATAGCTTGTCCAAATCCAGATTCTCTATACTCTTCAAAAGAAGCAATTAACCCCTTAATCTTGGTCATAGCAACGTCAATAAGCATGTTTTCagattgtaagcttttgctaacAATATTAACTTTACCCaatatatcataccaaataatcatacccactaaaaactcaaaatttccGAGTTCAAATGTTGCTAAAGACTTAGCTTCACTTCTTATTTTAGAGTCAGTGTCTTTTTCTTCTGCAACTTGAAGTAAAGCTTCTCTGATTTGTTGAGCTTGAAGTACCACTGCTTTTACACTTTCAGTACGACTTTCCCATCGAGTGATTGATAATGGCTTGAGTTAAACCTTTTACCGTTACATGATCTATCAAAATCTTCCATCTCTTTGTAGAATGAGAAAATATTGTATAAATTCGTTGTACTACTCCAAAAAAGTCTTTCGCTTTTCCACAGGAATTTGCAATATCACAAAGTGTTAAATTCAAACAATGACAACCACATGGAGTATATAATGCTCTAGGATTTATatccaataattttttttgtacGCCTTGGTGCCTCCCTTTCATATTTGCCCCATTATCATATCCCTGCcctctcacattatcaatatcaagaTCAAAACTTTTCAATACATTTTGCAGTTCTTCAAACAACCCTTGTCCTGTTGTATCATCCACTTTTAAAAATCCCAAAAAGTATTCTTCTACTTTCATTGGGCTTATAGAAACATCAACACATCTTATAACCAAAGTCATTTTCTCTTGGTTACTAACATCAGGAGTGCAATCAAGTATTACAGAAAAGAACTTAGCTTTTTTAATGttttcaagaatagaactctttaTTTGAGAGGCTAACAAGCATATCAATTCATTCTGAATTTTGTGGCTAAGATAATGATGATGTGTATTTCTTTCAATATGCTCCTTCATCACTGAGTCCCACTCAGCAATCATCTCAACAGTAGCCATAAAATTTCCATTGTTATCATCATAAAGTTTCTCATTACTACCACGAAATGCTATATTTTGTTTAGCCAAAAATTTCACAAGTGAAATTAATCGGTGTAATACCTTCCTCCAATGCTCTTTTGCCTTCTTGATTTGATCTTGAATAGCATGATCAATTGttgtacccttcattaacctgatACGCAACTCAGACCAACTAGCATAATAATTGATATGCTCAATACTTGTCTCATGTTCCTTAAGTCTGCTACTAAGATGTCCCCAATCGCAGTATCCCTCATTTGCTAGTTGACTTGGTTGAGGCCCCCTTTTGAACAACTTGCAACAAAAACAAAATGCTTTATCAAGTGCTTTTGAATAGACCAACCAATCTCTATGGTGTTTTTGACCATTTGGCAAAATCCGAGTATAGAAATCTGAAGAGAATCGTCTATTTGATCTGTCTTTGGGACCTTTCCCTGTTAATACATCTCTTATAGGACCCTTTTCCACTAATTGATCCTTCCACTTGGGATCAAAATTCTCCCAATTTTTAGGATCAAAAATGTCAAGTGGAATTGATGAACTTGGTTCTTCATTCACTTCATTAATAGCATCATCATCACTttcagaaaaattatttttaaagtctaAGTCATCACCACTTTCATTGCCTTCAATCTCATTCACATCTCCCTCTATATCATTTTCAATGGCTAAGCCTTCA
Coding sequences:
- the LOC122048358 gene encoding uncharacterized protein LOC122048358 — its product is MAMNSSVSIENFCQTDEGLAIENDIEGDVNEIEGNESGDDLDFKNNFSESDDDAINEVNEEPSSSIPLDIFDPKNWENFDPKWKDQLVEKGPIRDVLTGKGPKDRSNRRFSSDFYTRILPNGQKHHRDWLVYSKALDKAFCFCCKLFKRGPQPSQLANEGYCDWGHLSSRLKEHETSIEHINYYASWSELRIRLMKGTTIDHAIQDQIKKAKEHWRKVLHRLISLVKFLAKQNIAFRGSNEKLYDDNNGNFMATVEMIAEWDSVMKEHIERNTHHHYLSHKIQNELICLLASQIKSSILENIKKAKFFSVILDCTPDVSNQEKMTLVIRCVDVSISPMKVEEYFLGFLKVDDTTGQGLFEELQNVLKSFDLDIDNVRGQGYDNGANMKGRHQGPLSITRWESRTESVKAVVLQAQQIREALLQVAEEKDTDSKIRSEAKSLATFELGNFEFLVGMIIWYDILGKVNIVSKSLQSENMLIDVAMTKIKGLIASFEEYRESGFGQAINTAKELASIMEIDPVFPEKRQIYRKRHFDEVTSEKLSSLIDEDLKAHCKNLERKLQRKNGTRQDVSDLDGDDLYQELKIIQHILPKETKTATWVLDSVQLEMELGIYNCLQFKPFDVSFRVPTEMPCFAGNEVVNAESNF